The Halorussus rarus genome includes the window GCGGGCGAGGCCGTGCCCGCCGACGAGGCGGCTGACGACGAGACAGATTCAGGTCACCCTCACGGCGAGGCCGAGAGCCACCACGGTCACGGCTCGGGCGAGGGCGGACACGCCCACGGTAAAGGCGAGCAGCACGGAGAGAGCGGCCAGCACGGCCCGGACGGCACCGCGGACGACGGCGACGAGTCCGATGGCATCCGCGGCGAACTCGAGGACCTCGACATCTACGCGGGCCAGCCCCACGGCGAGGACGTGTACGCGATGGTGCTCTACTCGGAGGCCGACCCCGAGGCGCTGTTCGAGGAGGTCGACGGCCTCCGGAGCAACTTCGAGCACTACGACACCCACGTGAAGACGGCGGTCTACGAGAACCCGCACGGCGGCCGGTCGGCGGTCGTGAGCGTCTGGGAGACCCAGAGCGCGGCCGACACCGCAGGCGGGTTCCTCGCGGACCTGCCGGGCATCGTCGCTCGCGCGGGCGAACGCAGCGGGTTCGGCACGATGGGGATGTTCTACACCGTCAAGCCCGAGCACCGCGAGGACTTCGTCGAGAAGTTCGAGACGGTCGGCGACGTGCTCGCGGAGACCGAGGGCCACCTCGAGACCGACCTGCTGGCGAACCGCGAGGACGAGAACGACATGTTCATCGCCAGCCAGTGGGAGTCGAAGGAGGACGCCATGGGCTTCTTCCGGAGCGACGCCTTCTCGGACACCGTCGACTGGGGCCGCGACGTGCTGGCCGACCGGCCGCGCCACGTCTTCCTGGCCTGAAGTCGGGTCGCAGCGCTTCCTGCCGGGCCGTAGCGGGGTCCCGGCGGTTCCCACCACAACCAAAACCCCCATCAAGACGGGCTGACAACTATCGATAACTGACCACAGAGGACCCAGTATGACCAAACGACACGTGACCCTCCCCGACGAGATGGACGAGTCGCTGGAGGCGTTCCTCGCGGAGGTAGACGAGCGGCTCTCGAACGCGGGGCCCGACGAGCCCGAGCGGACCTGCGAGGTGGTCGAGGAGGTGCTGGTCGACCTCCACGGCGACCGGGACGCCTACGAGCGGTGGCAGAGCGGCGAGCGGGTCTCGCCCGCCGAGACGGTGCGCCTGCAGAGCTACGACCCGTGCAACGCCACCCTCGAGAGCGAGTACTACGCCGAGAAGGACGAGGAGAAGTTCCGGCGGTCGAAGCACCTCCAGTGGCTCTGGCGGCAGTTCGACGCCACGCCGATGGCCGACAACGTCGAGTTCGCGCTCCGGTTCCGCCGGATGCTCGCCGACCACCTGTTCGCCGACTGCGGCGAGGGCTGCCGGTTCTTCAAGGGCATCTCGTTCACCTACGGTCACAACATCTCGGTGGGGGACAACGTGGTGGTCCACGACGACGTCCACCTCGACGACCGCGGCGAACTGGTCGTCGGCGACCGGGTGTCCATCTCGGACTCGGCGCACGTCTACAGCCACGACCACGACGTGGTCGACCAGACCGAGGTGTCGAACTACCGGACCGTCATCGAGGACGACGCCCGCGTCACCTACGACTCGATGGTCCGAGCGGGCGTCCGCGTGGGCGAGAACGCCATCGTCGGCGCGAAGTCGGTGGTCCAGAGCGACGTGCCCGCCCACCACATCGCGGTGGGCCAGCCCGCCCGGAGCGTGAAGATAAAACCCGGATGGGAGGACGTCGCACAACCGGTCGACGCCGACGTCGAGACCGACAAGGAGGCACGGCGCATCGAGTACGACCTGCCCGAGGACCTCGACGACTTCGACGAGTTCCAGCGGGACCTGACCCCGCCGGGCGAGGAGTAAGGTCGGTCCGGTCGGCCGTCTCGGTCGCGCCGAGAACTCCACTCTCGTTCACGCCGGGAAGCGCACGATCGTTCGTGGACGATACGCGCCCGAAATCCCTCGCAAGTAGCCGGGTCCGACACCTTTGTAACGCCGAACCGCCACCGTCCGAGACGTGTCACTCGTCTCCGCGCTCGGGTCGGCGATACTGCCGGTGCTGTCGGTGTCGGCGGTCGGCTTCCTGCTCGGGAAGCTCCGGGAGATCGACGTCGACGCGCTCGGGACGATCACCATCTACGTCCTCACGCCGGCGCTCATCTTCCACAGCCTCGCCACGTCCGAGATATCGGGCGAGGTAGCCGCGAAGCTGCTGGCGGGCGTCGCGGTGTTCACGGTGGCGATGGTCGTCCTGGCCGAGGCGGTGGGTCGGCTGCTCGGCGAGACCGAGCCCGCGCTGAGCGCGCTGGTCCTCACCTCGGCGTTCCCCAACGCGGGCAACTACGGTATCCCGCTGTCGGCGTTCGCGTTCGGCGCGGTCGGGGAGTCGACCGCGGTGCTGTTCATCGCGGGCCAGTCGGTCCTGATGTACACCGTCGGCGTCTACCTGGCCTCCCGCGGCGGCGAGACCGACCTCCGGTCGTCGTTCGCCGAGGTGTTCCGGCTGCCGCTGGTGTACGCCGTGGTCGCGGCGTGGGTCGCGCGCTGGCTCGGGGTCGTCCCGGCCGCCGGTACCCCGGCGATGGAGACGCTCCGGCTGGTCGGCGACGCGTCGATCCCCGTCATGCTGCTGATGCTGGGCATCCAGCTCGCCAACACCCAGCACGGCGCGGCGCTCTCGAGGGTCGGCGTCTCGAACGGGCTGAAGCTGGTCGTCGCGCCGCTGGTCGGCGTCGGGGTGGCGCTGGCGCTCGGGCTCGGCGCGAACCCGGCGGTGGCGCGGGTGTTCGTGCTGGAGTGCGGGATGCCCGCCGCGGTCACGCCGCTCATCCTCTCCATCGAGTACCGGTCGGGCGAGGAGGTCGGGGGCCTCACCGGCCCGGAGTACGTCAGCACGGCCATCTTCGCGAGCACCCTCGGGAGCGTGGTCACGCTGACCGGTCTCATCGCGCTCTTGCAGGCCGGAATGGTCATCTGAGGCCGGCGGGCCAGCAGTGTCAGGAGTCGCGCTCGTCGGCGATGGCGCCGGCGTGGCGCGCCACCAGGTCGCCGAACACGTCCGCCTCGCGGCGCTCCTGGACCTCGCGCGGCGAGTCGTCGCGCAGTCGCCCCTTGACGGCGCGGAGGGTCTCGGGGTCGTTGGCGGCGAGTTCGTCGGCGACCGCCCGCGGGTCGTCGGTCACCCGCGAGACGAGTCCCATCCGGAGCGCGGCCTCGGCGTCGACGGTCCGCCCCGAGAGCGCGAGGTCCAGCGCCTCCCCCTCGCCGACGACGCGGGGGAGTCGGACCGTCCCGCCCCAGGCGCCGAACAGTCCGAGCGTCACGCCGGGCTCCGCGAAGGTGGCGTCGGGCGTGGCGACCCGGACGTCCGCCGCGAGCGCCAGCTCGACGCCGCCGCCCCGAGCCGGGCCGTCGACGCCCGTGACGACGATGCTGTCCGCGTTCTCGACGGCGTTCGCGACGCGCTGGCCCTGTTCGGCGAAGGCCTCGGCGCCCTCGCGGTCGAGCCCCGCCACCACGTCGAGGTCGGCCCCGGCGCAGAACGCCGGGCCGGCGCCCCGGAGGTAGACGACCGACTGCTCGGCGCCGGTCACGGCTGCTTCGAGCGCGTCGAGGCCGTCGGGCGTGAGCGCGTTGCGTCGGTCGGGCCGGTCGAGCGTCACGACCCGGACGCACTCCTCGTCCTCGGTTCGGATCACGGTCGCATCACGTTCGCCCCTCGGAGTCGGTTTCCAAAGGTCTTTGGCGATTCCGTCGTAAGGGTCGGCCAATGGAAGCGGCCGTCCGGGCACGAGAGGCAGGACGACAGGCGGTGCGAGACGTCGCGCCCGACCCACTCCGCGAACGCATCCGCGCCCTCCTCGAGGAGTCCGCGATGGTGCCGGGCGTGCTGGCGCTGACGTCCGCGACCGCCGTCGAGGACGACGCGACCGGCGGCGCGACGACCGGTACGCCCGACAGCGACGATGTCGGCGGCGGGACCGCCGGCGCCGGCCGCGGCCCGGTCGGCGTCGAGGAGCGGGCCGCCGGCGTCCAGCTCATCTACGAGGGGCTCCGACTCACCCGGGCTCTGGCCGACGACCCGCCGTGGGAGCGCGACCCGCCCCACACCGACAGCAACATCGACATCCTCGCGGCGGACGTGATGGTCGCCCGCGGGTTCTCGCTGCTCGCCCGGACTGAAGCCGCCGACAAGGCGGTCGAGACCGTCCAGTCGTTCGGCCGCGACGAGACCGACGGCCAGCAGGGCCGTCCGGCCGCCCCGCACGCGCTTGAGACCGACGTGTTCGAGCTCGCGGTGGTCGCGGGCACGACCGCGTTCGGCGCCGACCCCTCGGAGGCGCTGCGTTCGTACGCCGCGGACCTGGCGGCCTCGGTCGACGGCGACCACCCCGAACCGCCCGAGCCGGTGGCCGAGGCGGTCGAACAGGCGGTGGCCGACGTGCCGAACCCCCGGCAGCTCGGGCCGGCCGAGGACCCCCGGTCGTCGGCGACCGACCCGTGACCCGGCTCCGCGTGGTGGGCCCTACCGCGGCACGACCCGGCCTCCCTGGCGCGAATCGAAACGCCTAAAGAGGTTTCCGGGCATACCATGAAACGCGTCCCAGCGACGTACTGCGCCTGGGTAGCTTAGCGGTAAAGCGCGTCCTTGGTAAGGACGAGAGCCCGGGTTCAAATCCCGGCCTAGGCTTCTCTCGCTGCACCTACAGTCCCGTAAGAGATCGTCATCCGCGCCGATACCGGGACCCGAAGAGAATCCAGTTTTCACCTCGCGGAGTCGGCGTGCTCTCCACTTCCGGGAGACAGCCACCAATCGTTGATGAGGTCGGCGACCGAACGGGGTACTGTCCAACGATGTTCGACGACATCCTCGTCCCCACCGACGGCAGCCCCTGTGCAGAAGTGGCCGCCGAGTACGCCGAGGACCTGGCGACGCGGTACGATGCGACCGTTCACGCACTCTGCGTCGTCGATTCTCGCGCGCTCGAGAACGCACCGGAGTACGACCGGCTCAAAGCGGAGCGGACCGAGATCGCGGAACGGACATGCGCGAACCTCTCCGTAACGGGGATCGAGACCGAACAGGCCGTCCGCACCGACGTCCCCCATACCGCGATTCTACGGTACGCAGCGGACAACGGGATCGACCTCGTCGTAATGGGGACTCACGGGCGGACCGGCGTCGAGCGATACCTGCTCGGGAGTGTCACCGAGAAGGTCGTTCGGCGCTCGGACGTGCCGGTGTTGACAGTCAAAGCGGACGATGACGCCGGCGCCACGTACCCCTACACCGACATCCTGGTGCCGACCGACGGAAGCGAGGGGGCTGCGGCCGCTGTCGGCCCCGCCGTCGATATTGCCGGCACTTACGATGCCCGCGTACACGCGCTCTCCGTCGTCGATACGATGGCGACGGGAGTCGACGTTGGCTCCGACGCGATCCTCGATGCGCTCGAAGAAGCGGCGCGAGCAGCGGTGAGTAGCGTCGAAGAGCGCGCTACAGCGGCCTCCGCCTCCGCGGTCGAAACGAGCGTCGAGTACGGCACTCCGTATCGAGAGATCCGGTCCTACGTGGACGCACACGAGATCGACCTCGTCGTGATGGGAACCCGGGGACGCAGCGGGATCGAGCGGTATCTCCTCGGTAGCGTCGCCGAAAAGACGGTGCGTACGTCGCCAGTCCCCGTGATGACCGTCCGGCAGTCCGACTCGTAGCGCAGGATCGGGTGACCGCGGCCACGACGCGGCGGAAGCTACCCGTTCAGGTCGAAGTTTCGCGCTCGCCGTCGAGATACAGCGAGTCGAGGATGAACTCGTCGATGGCCCGCCGGGCCTCCTCGGGGGCGTCGTCGTGGCCGAGCGAGATCTTCCGGGACCGCGCGACGTGGATGACGTCGGTGACGAGCTGGCCCATCCGCTCGGCGTCGACGTCGCGGAAGACGCCCCGCTCGATGCCGTCCTCCACGACCTCGACGATGCTCCCGCGGATCTTCTCGTAGTGGTCGTTGAACATCTCGCGGTGGCGCTCGTCGCGCTGGGCCTGGGCGAACAGCTCGTGGTACACCTTCATCCGGTCCCAGTGGGTGAACTTCTCGAACTCCGGGCCGAACAGGCACTGGTCGATGCGGGCGTCGAGCTCCGTCGCCGGGTCGGCGTCCGCGTCGAGCTCGACGCTCCCCTCGTACTGGTCGATGATGTACTCGAGGAACGACGACATCAGGTCGTACTTCCCGTCGAAGTGGTAGTGGATGACCTGGCGAGTCAGCTCCATCTCCTCGCCGATGTCGCGCATCCGGAGGTCCTTGTACCCGTGCTTGCTCAGCGCGCGGAACGTCGCCTCCATGATGACCTCGCGCGTCTCGCGCTGGGAGACCTCGTCGTCGGACTTGCTCATACGCCTACTCCGGCTGAACGCCATATATAATGATTGCCGTGCCGGTTCCGTCGGTCAGTCGCCGACGCCGGATGTCCCGTCAAGAACGGAACCGTCGTGTCGCTCGACACGAAGTCGGAAGGGCGACCTGACCGCCGAAGCCAGCCAACTCCCCCGAAATACCGTGTAGCCCGGTCACGGCCGGTGTGGGGCGGCCTCACTGCGTCGGCTCGGGGTCGAATATCTCGGGCTTCTCCTGGCCGTCGGCCTGCACGATGGCCATGCAGCCCTTGCGGGCGACCCGGGTGAGCGAGTGGTCGACCAGCTTGAACGGTCCGGGCACCGGGAAGCCCATCGTCGCGATGGTAGTGCTGCCCGGCGCGACCTGCTTGGTCTGGATGTGGGTCTGGGGGCGGGTCGTCAGCGACCCCTCGGGCCAGAGCTGCTCGAAGACGTTGCCGATGGGGTGGAAGCTGCTGGTGAGGTTGGGCCCGCCGGTGACGAAGAACACCCGGGCGGTCTCGCCGGTCTCGACCTTGGCCGGGCCGTACTTGTTCGGCGTGGCGGCGTACTTCTCGCCGTTCATCACGACGTAGGTCGGCTCCTCGCGCTTCATCGACTCGACGTCGAAGTTGTGCTGGCCCTTCTCGCCCGGGCGCTTGTCGGTGTAGAGCTCGTGCTGGCCGAAGTAAAATTCGTGGTCCACTTCGGGGAGCCCGTCCTCGGGCTCGACGAGGATGATGCCGAACATGCCTGCCGAGATGTGCATGTCCATGTTCGGGACCGCGCAGTGGTAGATGTACGCGCCGGGGTAGGTCGCCTGGAACCGGAGGTGGGCCGTCTCGCCGGGCGCGGTCATCGTGGCCTCGGCGCCGCCGCCCGGCCCCGCGGCCGCGTGGAAGTCGACGTTGTGGGGCATGTCGTTCTCGGCCGGGTTCTCGAAGGTGAGGTCGACGGTGTCGCCCTTCCGGACCCGGATCATCGGGCCGGGAACCTGGCCGTTGTACGTCATGTAGTTGAACGTGACCCCGTCCTCGATCTCGGCGGTGACCTCCTCGGGCCGCAGCGTGAACTCGACCGTCTTCGGCTCGCTGCGGTCAATCGGGTCCGGGACGTCCGCCGGGTCGGCGGCGACGCGGTCGACGATCTGCTGTTTCTGCTGGTTCATGGCTTTCTGGGTCTGGGTCCGGGTGGCCTGGGGGGCCGATTCGGTCGCGCATCCGGCGAGCGTGGCAGCGCCGCCGAGGCCGATACCTTGGAGCACCGTTCGTCGGTTGGTTCGAGGCATTGGGAGTCACCTTACAGTTACAGATAGTGCCCTACCCACCTTCAATCGGGAATACGATTCTCAGGCCGCAGGAAGGCTATCGAACGTGTTCGCGGCGTTCTCAGGGTCCGGGAATCGGCCGTCGTTCGGACCGACGCCCGATCGGAAGTTCCCGGGGCTCGGCCGGAGATTAGCACCGAGCAACCGCGCTAAACGATGGCGAAACCACCCTCTCGACGGATCTGGAAAGGTCAGTCCGACGAGGGGAGCCGCGGACGTCCGGCTCGCGGCGCCCGTCCGACCGTCTTGGGAGTCGCGTATCAGCGCCTCCGGCACTCCGAAATCGGATTCCTAGCGCGTGCCCGATGTCGAGCATATCGTAGACAAGGGCGCCTGACAGGCCAACGAGCCCACCGACGAGGAGTCCCCGTCCTTCCCCGTCACGACCGAACGACGACCGTATCACCGAGTCTGTCGCCCAACCGCTTGCGTCGGTCCGAGGTCGACACCAGGACGATGCCGACGAGGTAGAAGAACGGCAGGAAGTCGACGAGGCGCGAGACGTTACGCACCAGTGACGACCGTAGCGTCAGCGGGGAGCCGTCGCCATCAGTCGCCCGGATGCTCACGAGGTGCTTGCCGATGGTTCTCCCGAAGCGCCACTCCAGGAGCGTGTGGTAGCCGAGGGCGAGCCCGAGCCAGAGTAGCAACGCCACCGTCGCGGGGGTACCCGTCAGGTCGGCGTTCGTCGTTCCGCCGGTGGTCTGAACGTCACCGGTAACTGCCGCGATCGGAAAGATCGCGACGAAGAGGAGCGCGAACCAGACCGCCGAGTCGATCGCCATCGCTACGCCGCGGATACCGACTCCGCACTCCGTCGGAGGGTCAGCGTCGTTCATACAGTCCGGTGAATCGACCCCGGAAATATAAGTCTTCTAATTCTTCTCGGCTGTCCTTTCGGCCATTCGGGTCCACCCCTGACCGCACTCCACGCTCGGACCTTCTCGCTCGGCATTCCACGCTCGGGGAGAATCACAGTACTGATCGAACTTCGGTTCGTGTCGAAGACGTTCAGTCGCTCCCACTGCGTTCGTTCTGCGGCGGCGCGAGGGGGAACTGGCGTCGTTACTGGTCCGACAGCCAGTCCAGTGCCTCCTCCTGGGTCCCGAACACGCGGTACTCGAATCCCGGGTCGATCGAGCTCAGCATCTCCTCGACGCGCTGCATCTCCATGTCCGCGATGGTGGAGTCGGCGTACACGCCGGCGCCGGCCCGGACGCCCCGGTCGATGAGGCCCGGAACCCACGTGTCGGCGAGCCACTTCTTGTCCGCGTCGTCGTGGGCGGCGATCTCCTCGGTGTTCACGAGGTACTGCTTGGCGCCCTCCTCCTCGATGACCTCGGCCCATCGGTTGGCGATCTCCCGGAGGTTCTCGCCCGAGGCGAACTCGTCGTAGACGAAGATCGGGATGCCGTGCTCGGTGTCCTTCTCGATCGTGTACTCGCTCGTCTGCTCCATCACTTCTGTCGACATGTACCGTAACTCCAGATGGCCGGTTGATAACTGTTCGGTCGCGGTTATCATCGATGATACCACGATTCACCGACTACAGTCGCGAAACATCAACAAAAATCGGATGGAACTGTCGGAAACTGAATCCTCGTTGTGGCCGGTCGACGGAGCCGTCTCGGTCGGCCCGCGAAACGCGACAGTGGACGCGAGCCGACGGCCCGACCGGGGTTCAGTCGTCGTCGGATTCGACGACCGAGCCGGCCGCGACCGGGGAGTCCGTCGGGTCGTCGACGGACGCGGTCTCGCCGCGGTTCAGCACCTTCTTCGTCGCGTCGTACCCGAAGATGACGGTGCCGAGGATGACCAGGGTGTCGCCGGGCATCCTGAGCCAGAACAGCAGCTGGACCAGGTCGCCCTCGTAGAACGCCAGGCTCCGGGCGGCGTCGTAGCTCTGCGTGAACGCGACCTCGAGCTGGAGGAACCCGACCGGCAGCAGGCTGATGCCGACCATCAGCGCGAGGCCGAGGTTCCACGCCCAGAACGCCCGCCGGAGGTTGGTGTCGTCCCACCGGCGCTCTGGCACCGCGATGCGGAGCATGTAGGTCACCATGCCCAGCGCGAGGAAGCCGAACGCGCCGAACATCGCGGCGTGGGCGTGGGCCACCGTGAGGTAGGTGCCGTGCTCGAAGTAGTTGATGAACGGTAGATTGATGAAGAACCCGAGGACGCCCGCGCCGACGAAGTTCCAGACGCCGCTGGCGATGATGAACATGAACGGCAGGGTGTAGGGGAACGACTCCCCGCTGCCGGACATCGCGCGGTACTGGCCGAGCGCCTCGTAGAGGATGAACACGAGGGGGATGAGCTCGAGCGTCGAGAACGCGCTCCCGATGGGCACCCAGAAGTCGGGCTGGCCGACCCACCAGTAGTGGTGCGAGACGCCGATGACGCCGGTCCCCATCACGAGCAGGGCCTGGACCATCACGGCCTTCTCGGCCGAGCGCTTCGAGAGGAGGTTCATGCTGACCAGCGTGACGCCGACCAGCGCGACGATGAAGAACTCGAAGGCGCCCTCGACCCACATGTGGACGACCCACCAGCGCCAGAACTCCGTGACGACGATGTTGGTCTGCGGGGTGTAGAGGAAGCCCGCGCAGAACAGCAGGGCGATTGAGCCGCCCGCGTACAGGATCATGTGCGCGAGACCCCACTTTGGCTCGCGGTCGAGCAGCGGCTTGAGTCCCCGCGCGACCAGCGCGGCCCACGCGAGGAAGCCGACGAGGATGCCGACCTGCCAGAGCCGACCGACTTCGAGGTACTCCAGGCCCTCGTTGCCGACGATCCACCAGAGCGC containing:
- a CDS encoding acyltransferase → MTKRHVTLPDEMDESLEAFLAEVDERLSNAGPDEPERTCEVVEEVLVDLHGDRDAYERWQSGERVSPAETVRLQSYDPCNATLESEYYAEKDEEKFRRSKHLQWLWRQFDATPMADNVEFALRFRRMLADHLFADCGEGCRFFKGISFTYGHNISVGDNVVVHDDVHLDDRGELVVGDRVSISDSAHVYSHDHDVVDQTEVSNYRTVIEDDARVTYDSMVRAGVRVGENAIVGAKSVVQSDVPAHHIAVGQPARSVKIKPGWEDVAQPVDADVETDKEARRIEYDLPEDLDDFDEFQRDLTPPGEE
- the nirK gene encoding copper-containing nitrite reductase, which translates into the protein MPRTNRRTVLQGIGLGGAATLAGCATESAPQATRTQTQKAMNQQKQQIVDRVAADPADVPDPIDRSEPKTVEFTLRPEEVTAEIEDGVTFNYMTYNGQVPGPMIRVRKGDTVDLTFENPAENDMPHNVDFHAAAGPGGGAEATMTAPGETAHLRFQATYPGAYIYHCAVPNMDMHISAGMFGIILVEPEDGLPEVDHEFYFGQHELYTDKRPGEKGQHNFDVESMKREEPTYVVMNGEKYAATPNKYGPAKVETGETARVFFVTGGPNLTSSFHPIGNVFEQLWPEGSLTTRPQTHIQTKQVAPGSTTIATMGFPVPGPFKLVDHSLTRVARKGCMAIVQADGQEKPEIFDPEPTQ
- a CDS encoding DUF7114 family protein encodes the protein MEAAVRAREAGRQAVRDVAPDPLRERIRALLEESAMVPGVLALTSATAVEDDATGGATTGTPDSDDVGGGTAGAGRGPVGVEERAAGVQLIYEGLRLTRALADDPPWERDPPHTDSNIDILAADVMVARGFSLLARTEAADKAVETVQSFGRDETDGQQGRPAAPHALETDVFELAVVAGTTAFGADPSEALRSYAADLAASVDGDHPEPPEPVAEAVEQAVADVPNPRQLGPAEDPRSSATDP
- a CDS encoding enoyl-CoA hydratase/isomerase family protein translates to MIRTEDEECVRVVTLDRPDRRNALTPDGLDALEAAVTGAEQSVVYLRGAGPAFCAGADLDVVAGLDREGAEAFAEQGQRVANAVENADSIVVTGVDGPARGGGVELALAADVRVATPDATFAEPGVTLGLFGAWGGTVRLPRVVGEGEALDLALSGRTVDAEAALRMGLVSRVTDDPRAVADELAANDPETLRAVKGRLRDDSPREVQERREADVFGDLVARHAGAIADERDS
- a CDS encoding heme-binding protein, with protein sequence MTREPPATNEGWYALHDFRTVDWDAWRAAPEREREAALEEGVSFLRERVDVTDAEDGSTAVFSMLGHKADLLVLHFRPTVAALDTAERAFEGTAFAEYTERSASYVSVTEVGGYTSEEMTKEPEEIEDTGLARYAESKLYPEIPDSEFACFYPMDKRRAPGQNWYDLPFDERAEMMDTHGEIGKTYAGQVKQIITGSIGMDDFEWGVDLFGNDPTAIKDLLYELRFDESSSKYADFGSFYFGRQFPPEDLPAFMAGEAVPADEAADDETDSGHPHGEAESHHGHGSGEGGHAHGKGEQHGESGQHGPDGTADDGDESDGIRGELEDLDIYAGQPHGEDVYAMVLYSEADPEALFEEVDGLRSNFEHYDTHVKTAVYENPHGGRSAVVSVWETQSAADTAGGFLADLPGIVARAGERSGFGTMGMFYTVKPEHREDFVEKFETVGDVLAETEGHLETDLLANREDENDMFIASQWESKEDAMGFFRSDAFSDTVDWGRDVLADRPRHVFLA
- a CDS encoding universal stress protein; the encoded protein is MFDDILVPTDGSPCAEVAAEYAEDLATRYDATVHALCVVDSRALENAPEYDRLKAERTEIAERTCANLSVTGIETEQAVRTDVPHTAILRYAADNGIDLVVMGTHGRTGVERYLLGSVTEKVVRRSDVPVLTVKADDDAGATYPYTDILVPTDGSEGAAAAVGPAVDIAGTYDARVHALSVVDTMATGVDVGSDAILDALEEAARAAVSSVEERATAASASAVETSVEYGTPYREIRSYVDAHEIDLVVMGTRGRSGIERYLLGSVAEKTVRTSPVPVMTVRQSDS
- a CDS encoding AEC family transporter, coding for MSLVSALGSAILPVLSVSAVGFLLGKLREIDVDALGTITIYVLTPALIFHSLATSEISGEVAAKLLAGVAVFTVAMVVLAEAVGRLLGETEPALSALVLTSAFPNAGNYGIPLSAFAFGAVGESTAVLFIAGQSVLMYTVGVYLASRGGETDLRSSFAEVFRLPLVYAVVAAWVARWLGVVPAAGTPAMETLRLVGDASIPVMLLMLGIQLANTQHGAALSRVGVSNGLKLVVAPLVGVGVALALGLGANPAVARVFVLECGMPAAVTPLILSIEYRSGEEVGGLTGPEYVSTAIFASTLGSVVTLTGLIALLQAGMVI
- a CDS encoding RDD family protein, which gives rise to MNDADPPTECGVGIRGVAMAIDSAVWFALLFVAIFPIAAVTGDVQTTGGTTNADLTGTPATVALLLWLGLALGYHTLLEWRFGRTIGKHLVSIRATDGDGSPLTLRSSLVRNVSRLVDFLPFFYLVGIVLVSTSDRRKRLGDRLGDTVVVRS
- a CDS encoding TetR/AcrR family transcriptional regulator — translated: MSKSDDEVSQRETREVIMEATFRALSKHGYKDLRMRDIGEEMELTRQVIHYHFDGKYDLMSSFLEYIIDQYEGSVELDADADPATELDARIDQCLFGPEFEKFTHWDRMKVYHELFAQAQRDERHREMFNDHYEKIRGSIVEVVEDGIERGVFRDVDAERMGQLVTDVIHVARSRKISLGHDDAPEEARRAIDEFILDSLYLDGERETST